A section of the Candidatus Peregrinibacteria bacterium genome encodes:
- a CDS encoding pilin produces the protein MFKDATLKLRNTLGRSMRTTSFEYVMFVGLLVCLLLLKKYFVVYAGYLPVLDNGYFGDIPDPTSDPSKDGIGRLEDAVFSILKNVRYIMGAVVVAIIVYAASMMVYKGDDEGEMTKQKSTLTYAIIGMAVIGVAGAITELLSVQNGGFLNPETAKERVVGFRVEVNLIITFIKYFLGSLATLYVVISALRLVMNGGDETTVTDTKKKLAASTLGLMLVIFSSTFIDKVFYVIDLNADRTGIKPQIDYAQGIKELVAITNIVVTFVGPIMVIVLVAGGIMYIISGADESQAEKAKKLITNAIIGIIVIYGAFAIVSTFISGQISRP, from the coding sequence ATGTTTAAAGATGCGACACTAAAACTAAGAAACACGTTGGGGCGATCTATGCGTACGACAAGTTTTGAGTACGTCATGTTCGTAGGTTTGCTTGTATGTTTGTTGTTGTTAAAGAAGTATTTTGTGGTTTATGCAGGATACCTTCCTGTTTTGGATAATGGGTATTTTGGTGATATTCCCGACCCTACAAGTGACCCATCCAAAGATGGAATAGGTCGGCTTGAGGATGCGGTATTTAGTATTCTTAAGAATGTTAGATACATTATGGGTGCTGTGGTAGTGGCGATTATTGTCTACGCTGCATCGATGATGGTTTACAAGGGAGATGACGAAGGTGAGATGACGAAACAGAAAAGTACACTCACTTATGCGATAATTGGAATGGCCGTGATAGGTGTTGCCGGAGCCATAACAGAACTTCTTAGCGTACAAAATGGTGGCTTCTTGAATCCTGAAACTGCAAAAGAAAGAGTAGTTGGTTTCCGTGTCGAAGTGAATCTGATAATAACATTTATAAAATATTTCCTTGGAAGTCTTGCGACACTGTATGTAGTTATTAGCGCTCTCCGCCTCGTTATGAATGGTGGGGATGAAACTACCGTAACAGATACAAAAAAGAAACTTGCAGCTTCTACTCTTGGATTGATGCTGGTCATATTTTCAAGCACGTTTATAGACAAAGTGTTCTATGTTATTGATTTAAATGCGGATCGTACGGGCATTAAGCCTCAGATTGATTATGCTCAAGGGATCAAAGAGCTGGTTGCTATTACAAATATAGTCGTGACATTCGTTGGGCCGATTATGGTAATCGTATTGGTAGCGGGTGGGATTATGTACATAATTTCGGGGGCTGACGAATCTCAGGCTGAGAAAGCTAAAAAGCTAATTACGAATGCAATAATTGGGATCATCGTCATTTACGGTGCATTCGCTATAGTTTCAACATTTATTTCAGGACAAATAAGTAGACCATAA